The following are encoded in a window of Thermodesulfobacterium geofontis OPF15 genomic DNA:
- the nadC gene encoding carboxylating nicotinate-nucleotide diphosphorylase: MLEKWQIREIVKSALKEDLPFGDITSEILIPSKLYGKAFFLAKEKLVVCGKPVVEEVFNLIDPEIKIIWQVEEGSEAPAQTKLGFVEGNIKSILKGERVALNFFQHLCGIATYTRKIVQKLAPYCTIILDTRKTLPGLKILQKYAVRVGGGKNHRFSLSDGILIKDNHIKALGGIKEVIKKLKNTPHYLKVEIEIKSFEELEILLNSEVPVDIILLDNFPAEKLKEAVNMIKSIKPHIKIEVSGGITLENIESIVKTGVDYISSGALTHSVKAVDISLKIDSIYSY; encoded by the coding sequence ATGTTAGAAAAATGGCAAATTAGAGAAATTGTAAAATCTGCACTTAAAGAAGATCTGCCTTTTGGAGATATAACTTCTGAAATTTTAATTCCTTCAAAACTTTATGGTAAAGCCTTTTTTTTAGCAAAGGAAAAACTTGTTGTGTGTGGTAAACCTGTTGTTGAAGAAGTTTTTAATCTAATAGATCCAGAAATAAAAATTATTTGGCAAGTTGAAGAAGGAAGTGAAGCTCCCGCTCAAACTAAATTAGGTTTTGTGGAGGGAAATATAAAAAGTATTCTAAAGGGAGAAAGAGTAGCTCTTAATTTTTTTCAACATCTCTGCGGTATTGCTACATATACCCGAAAAATTGTTCAAAAATTAGCTCCCTATTGTACTATAATTCTTGATACCAGAAAAACTCTTCCTGGATTAAAAATTCTTCAAAAATATGCTGTAAGAGTTGGAGGAGGTAAAAATCATAGATTTTCTCTCTCAGATGGGATATTAATAAAAGATAATCATATTAAAGCCTTAGGTGGAATAAAGGAAGTTATTAAAAAACTAAAAAATACTCCTCATTATCTCAAAGTTGAAATAGAAATTAAATCCTTTGAAGAACTGGAAATTCTTTTGAATTCTGAAGTTCCAGTTGACATAATTCTTTTAGATAACTTTCCTGCTGAAAAACTTAAAGAAGCAGTAAATATGATAAAATCTATTAAACCCCATATAAAAATTGAAGTTTCAGGAGGGATAACTCTTGAAAATATAGAGTCAATTGTTAAAACAGGAGTAGATTATATTTCTTCTGGAGCTTTAACTCATTCAGTTAAAGCTGTAGATATAAGTCTAAAGATTGATTCAATTTATAGTTATTAA
- a CDS encoding AsmA family protein — MFKKVAFIFLGFFLFLILSFFLIILNFNYLLNNPQIKNRFSNFLKENYKIELNYDEIKVKILQKKAFIKNLSFKSPQYELFLPEGNFIFSLPKILKFNFIPKKIETKNAYLKIYKTEKPFRLKDLVETFSKLHPLYLNANNTNLDYETPSGWVKFRNLNLKLRVDKNQALYELTSKADLFESINFKGRFNYRNLFSENSLEIKNLNLSNLKKIAEYGILRTSLDIKSEIVFEKDTLNLAFVISNPYVFLKRAPSEKLLGGYIEGLIISNKAQTKIDLNPLIINYPKINGSLDLVKDKGGYKVLVNAKELNFSDIESLLIKIFPENKDVKEFLNVLRGGEFYHIKIETSGKNIEDIFQIKNLTLKANLKKGKIRISELPFDFEDIQGEISLEKGVLNFEGNASINKDVALKIKVLNLDFNKKNPDLFIEGNFYSSAKDFIDILSLFMENREYFKEYEFNGRLEGAIKLKGEITNIKGEIGLLLNNLLVKIPYYKKEILIEKGNLVYDFNKIFAKNIFLSSKDVYIKDLTGELSLKNLDIDMLAKEVWISQEFVEELSKKNEKIKDLISKYNVSFDGIYFDYLKYKDNLNFLKNKDSSEVDFLNKDLIAKGNVKNISFQVPYEKEIFDLKTENLPFQYEKGELTFDDTLVKVKDSFFKVRGKINNKKIVVEGNGELNKELKNKLEKFSNVFPEVSIKTPVKFKNFKVIYDNGTISYLGDHEISEHNLNLDLNQKKDYLSLNALFLDQTSDLKIQIKRQSNQTDIKANGKLELKDLSEVFDLKKHSFSGKLETSLNLSIPNKLETKNIKNLFDFYLTSHLISQDSYLKLDNLKYFYNGTPIFSVDLLGNFTEEKLKINDFALKWNSHQIKGDFTLSKKKNYLYLSGNLSGKDADLRKLIKKEKPSEKPKDIFQILDEIPLVININLHVDNLILPTSHQFENINGELIFDNRNKLLMVEIPNFHFCGLNGQAIYEKTSNSQYTFVEVFPSKGDFLDLFSCLYPEEMPEAILEGPYKLKGYFYAEGDKEKLIKKSEGVLEITSNKGYIYRVPVLAKVLAFLSPIDLFRGKVTNLENNLLEYEELSINTTIENSTLKLDNGFLSAIGFRLFGEGIVDLSKENLNLTFYVSPFKTIDVIIEKIPYLGKLILGKPRMLVYLPLQVTGSYRNYSIIPLHPSSIGKGIFDFIFRIFGIPEEFFQKAPQTKGLQKQKMLELKEKYEKIEENP, encoded by the coding sequence ATGTTTAAAAAAGTTGCCTTTATTTTTTTAGGATTTTTTCTTTTTTTAATTTTAAGTTTTTTCTTAATAATTTTAAACTTTAATTATCTTTTAAATAATCCCCAAATTAAAAATAGGTTCTCAAATTTTTTAAAAGAAAACTATAAAATAGAGCTAAATTATGATGAAATTAAAGTTAAAATTTTACAAAAAAAAGCCTTTATTAAAAACTTATCTTTCAAATCTCCTCAATATGAGTTATTTTTACCAGAGGGAAATTTTATTTTTTCCCTCCCTAAAATTTTAAAATTTAATTTTATTCCCAAAAAAATAGAAACTAAAAATGCCTATTTAAAAATTTACAAGACCGAAAAGCCCTTTCGTTTAAAAGACCTTGTGGAAACTTTTTCAAAGTTACATCCTTTATATTTAAATGCAAATAATACAAATTTGGATTATGAAACACCCTCAGGATGGGTCAAATTTAGAAATTTAAATTTAAAACTTAGAGTAGATAAAAATCAAGCTTTATATGAACTAACTTCTAAAGCAGACCTATTTGAAAGCATAAATTTTAAAGGAAGATTTAACTATAGGAATCTTTTTTCTGAAAATTCCTTAGAGATCAAAAATTTAAATCTATCTAATTTAAAGAAAATAGCTGAATATGGGATTTTAAGGACTTCTTTAGACATTAAAAGTGAAATAGTTTTTGAAAAGGATACCCTTAATTTAGCCTTTGTTATATCAAATCCTTATGTATTTTTAAAAAGAGCTCCCTCTGAAAAATTATTAGGTGGTTATATAGAGGGTTTGATAATTTCTAATAAAGCTCAAACAAAGATTGATCTTAATCCTTTAATAATAAATTATCCTAAAATAAATGGATCTCTTGATTTAGTCAAAGATAAAGGAGGATATAAGGTTTTAGTAAATGCTAAGGAACTTAATTTTTCAGATATTGAAAGCCTTTTAATAAAGATTTTTCCTGAAAATAAGGATGTAAAGGAATTCTTAAATGTTCTTAGGGGAGGGGAATTTTACCATATAAAAATAGAAACCTCAGGGAAAAATATAGAAGATATTTTTCAAATTAAGAATTTAACTTTAAAAGCAAATCTTAAGAAAGGAAAAATTAGAATCTCAGAACTTCCTTTTGATTTTGAGGATATTCAAGGGGAAATTAGTTTAGAAAAGGGGGTTTTGAATTTTGAAGGAAATGCTTCAATAAATAAAGATGTTGCTTTAAAAATAAAAGTTTTAAATTTAGATTTTAACAAAAAAAATCCAGATTTATTTATAGAGGGAAATTTTTACAGTTCTGCTAAAGATTTCATAGATATTTTATCCCTTTTTATGGAAAATCGTGAATATTTTAAAGAATATGAATTTAATGGAAGATTAGAAGGAGCTATAAAACTAAAGGGTGAAATAACAAATATAAAAGGAGAAATTGGTCTTCTTCTGAACAATCTCTTAGTTAAAATCCCCTATTATAAAAAAGAGATTCTAATAGAAAAAGGAAACTTAGTTTATGATTTCAATAAAATCTTTGCTAAAAACATTTTTCTTTCTTCTAAAGATGTATATATAAAAGATTTAACAGGAGAGCTCTCTTTAAAAAATTTAGATATAGATATGCTTGCTAAGGAAGTATGGATTTCTCAAGAATTTGTTGAAGAACTTAGTAAGAAAAACGAGAAAATAAAGGATCTCATTTCTAAATATAATGTTTCCTTTGATGGGATATACTTTGATTATCTTAAATATAAAGACAATTTAAATTTTCTTAAAAACAAAGATTCTTCAGAAGTGGATTTTTTAAATAAAGATCTTATAGCTAAGGGTAATGTAAAAAATATTTCCTTTCAAGTTCCCTATGAAAAAGAAATCTTTGATTTAAAAACAGAAAACCTTCCTTTTCAATATGAGAAAGGAGAACTTACTTTTGATGATACCTTAGTTAAAGTGAAAGATTCATTTTTTAAAGTTAGAGGAAAAATCAATAATAAAAAAATTGTTGTAGAGGGGAATGGGGAACTAAATAAAGAGTTAAAAAATAAGCTCGAAAAGTTTTCAAACGTATTTCCAGAAGTTTCTATAAAAACTCCAGTTAAATTTAAAAACTTTAAAGTTATTTATGATAATGGCACAATTTCTTATTTAGGTGATCATGAAATATCTGAACATAATCTTAATTTAGATTTGAATCAGAAAAAGGATTATTTGAGCTTAAATGCTTTATTTTTGGATCAAACTTCAGATTTAAAGATTCAAATAAAGAGGCAGTCTAATCAAACAGATATAAAAGCAAATGGTAAACTTGAGCTTAAAGATTTATCAGAGGTTTTTGATCTTAAAAAACATAGCTTTTCTGGAAAATTAGAAACATCTTTAAATTTAAGCATTCCTAATAAATTAGAAACTAAAAATATCAAAAATTTGTTTGATTTTTATTTAACTTCCCATTTAATTTCTCAAGATAGCTATTTAAAACTTGATAATCTTAAATATTTTTATAATGGTACTCCTATTTTTTCTGTAGATCTTCTGGGGAATTTTACTGAGGAAAAGTTAAAGATAAATGACTTTGCTTTAAAATGGAATAGTCATCAGATAAAAGGAGATTTTACACTTAGTAAGAAAAAAAATTATCTTTATTTAAGTGGAAATTTATCTGGTAAGGATGCAGATTTAAGAAAACTTATTAAAAAAGAAAAACCCTCAGAAAAACCTAAAGATATTTTTCAAATTTTGGATGAAATTCCTTTAGTGATTAATATAAACCTTCATGTAGACAATTTGATATTACCTACCTCTCATCAATTTGAAAATATAAATGGAGAATTGATTTTTGATAATAGAAATAAACTACTTATGGTTGAAATACCTAATTTTCATTTTTGTGGGCTTAATGGACAGGCTATATATGAAAAGACTTCCAATTCTCAATATACCTTTGTAGAGGTTTTTCCTTCAAAGGGTGATTTTTTAGATCTATTTTCCTGTTTATATCCTGAAGAAATGCCTGAAGCAATTTTAGAAGGACCCTATAAATTAAAGGGCTATTTTTATGCAGAAGGAGATAAGGAAAAACTTATTAAAAAAAGTGAAGGGGTTCTTGAAATAACTTCAAATAAAGGATATATATATAGAGTTCCTGTTTTAGCAAAGGTTCTTGCATTTCTCAGTCCTATAGATCTATTTAGAGGAAAGGTAACTAATTTAGAAAACAATCTTCTTGAATATGAGGAACTTAGTATAAACACTACTATTGAAAATAGTACTTTAAAATTAGACAATGGATTTTTATCAGCAATTGGTTTTAGACTTTTTGGAGAAGGAATTGTAGATTTATCTAAAGAAAATTTAAATCTTACTTTTTATGTATCTCCCTTTAAAACTATAGATGTAATTATAGAAAAAATTCCCTATTTAGGAAAATTAATTCTTGGGAAACCGAGAATGCTTGTTTATTTACCTTTACAAGTGACAGGTTCTTATAGAAATTATAGTATTATTCCTTTGCATCCAAGTAGTATAGGTAAAGGAATTTTTGACTTTATTTTTAGAATTTTTGGTATCCCTGAAGAATTCTTCCAAAAGGCGCCCCAAACCAAGGGATTACAGAAACAAAAAATGTTAGAGCTTAAAGAAAAATATGAAAAAATTGAAGAAAATCCCTGA
- a CDS encoding nucleotide exchange factor GrpE: MEELVKETQVSTENKELQEEIQKEEQLKQKEEEIKYWKDLALRYAAELENLKKAFKREKEEYYKFALETVFKELLPSIDNLERALEAFEKSENKEALKEGVELTLRAIIQTLEKFGLQQFVPSIGEPFKPYLHEALSTEEHPEIPNGGITKVYQKGYKLYDKIIRPALVCVCTGKKEVKEEPTQEEEENIIENE; the protein is encoded by the coding sequence ATGGAAGAATTGGTAAAAGAAACTCAAGTTAGCACTGAAAATAAGGAACTTCAAGAGGAAATACAAAAAGAAGAACAATTAAAACAAAAAGAGGAAGAAATTAAATATTGGAAAGATCTTGCTTTACGATACGCTGCTGAACTTGAGAATTTAAAAAAAGCTTTTAAAAGAGAAAAAGAAGAATATTATAAATTTGCTTTAGAGACAGTATTTAAAGAACTTTTACCAAGTATTGATAATTTGGAAAGGGCTTTAGAAGCTTTTGAAAAATCCGAAAATAAAGAAGCTCTAAAAGAGGGAGTAGAATTAACCTTGAGAGCTATAATTCAAACCTTAGAAAAATTTGGATTACAACAATTTGTACCTTCTATAGGAGAGCCTTTTAAGCCTTATTTACATGAAGCTTTATCTACAGAAGAACATCCTGAAATACCTAATGGTGGTATAACTAAGGTTTATCAAAAGGGATATAAACTTTATGATAAAATTATAAGACCTGCACTTGTATGTGTGTGTACAGGTAAAAAAGAAGTTAAAGAAGAACCAACTCAGGAAGAGGAAGAAAATATAATAGAAAATGAATAA
- a CDS encoding RluA family pseudouridine synthase — MKKLKKIPEIIYEDKYILVVYKPPGLVVQGTKRNEESLLKILKDFIKERDKKPGDIFLGVVHKLDKKVSGILVFAKRSKSAKRLFESFQKKEVIKLYIAKVEGILEGEGIWEDYLLWDNIKRRAIVLKRVSENAKKAITIYSTLYSLGKETFLLLMPFTGRKHQLRAVLSKKGYPIVGDTKYGSKRKILNGKAILLHSLYLSFPHPMSKERLEFWANIPDYFSFDVKYENKIFEIIKRMYKYWDGVKYKAIDVLK, encoded by the coding sequence ATGAAAAAATTGAAGAAAATCCCTGAAATCATTTATGAAGATAAATATATTCTTGTTGTTTATAAACCACCAGGACTTGTTGTTCAGGGAACAAAAAGAAATGAAGAATCTCTCTTAAAGATTTTAAAAGATTTTATAAAAGAAAGAGATAAAAAACCTGGGGATATATTTTTAGGTGTAGTACATAAATTAGATAAAAAAGTTTCAGGGATATTAGTATTTGCAAAAAGAAGTAAGTCAGCAAAGAGACTTTTTGAAAGCTTTCAAAAAAAAGAAGTTATTAAGTTATACATCGCAAAAGTTGAGGGTATTTTAGAGGGAGAAGGGATATGGGAAGACTATTTATTGTGGGATAATATAAAGAGAAGAGCTATTGTTTTAAAAAGAGTCTCTGAAAATGCTAAAAAAGCTATTACCATCTATTCTACTCTTTATTCTCTTGGGAAGGAAACTTTTTTATTATTAATGCCTTTTACAGGAAGAAAACACCAGTTAAGAGCAGTTTTATCGAAAAAAGGATATCCTATTGTTGGAGATACAAAATATGGATCAAAAAGAAAAATTTTAAATGGAAAAGCTATACTTTTACATTCCCTTTATCTAAGCTTTCCTCATCCTATGAGTAAAGAAAGGCTCGAATTTTGGGCGAATATACCAGATTACTTCTCTTTTGATGTTAAATATGAAAATAAAATTTTTGAAATTATTAAAAGGATGTATAAATATTGGGATGGTGTAAAATATAAAGCAATTGATGTTTTAAAATAA
- the pdxA gene encoding 4-hydroxythreonine-4-phosphate dehydrogenase PdxA has translation MRFFKIAISMGCPAGIGPEIIVKALDYFKKENPSILKNIVIIGDKKVLLNISNNLGLSIPKEVEIDSLSHLDIIPGKPDLEGYKAMANYFKKAIELAKNKEIQAIVTAPISKEGLNKIGINYSGHTDWLAKEFNVDKYVMAFYGEKMIVSLVTIHIPLKEVFQNIDIEKIVNTARLSYGFLKKLKVENPKMAICGLNPHAGEGGILGDEEKTIIEKAVEKCKKDGIPLYGPYPSDSLFYWAYKGKFDLIIALYHDQGLIPFKLIHFEDGVNVTLGLPIIRTSPCHGTAYDIAGKGIANPKSFISAINLSLKLLSN, from the coding sequence ATGAGATTTTTTAAGATAGCTATTTCAATGGGATGTCCTGCAGGAATTGGTCCTGAAATTATTGTGAAAGCTCTTGATTATTTTAAAAAAGAAAATCCCTCTATTTTAAAAAATATAGTAATAATAGGAGATAAAAAGGTTCTTTTAAATATTTCTAATAATCTTGGATTGTCCATTCCTAAGGAAGTGGAAATAGATTCTCTTTCTCATCTTGATATAATTCCTGGTAAACCAGATTTAGAAGGTTATAAAGCTATGGCTAATTATTTTAAAAAAGCTATAGAATTAGCAAAAAATAAAGAAATTCAAGCTATTGTTACAGCCCCTATTAGTAAAGAGGGCCTTAATAAAATAGGAATTAATTATTCAGGACATACAGATTGGTTAGCTAAGGAGTTTAATGTAGATAAATATGTAATGGCTTTTTATGGAGAAAAAATGATAGTTTCCTTAGTAACCATACATATTCCTTTAAAGGAGGTTTTCCAAAATATAGATATTGAAAAAATAGTTAATACCGCAAGACTTTCTTACGGATTTCTAAAAAAACTCAAAGTTGAGAATCCTAAAATGGCTATTTGTGGACTAAATCCTCATGCCGGAGAAGGTGGGATTTTGGGTGACGAAGAAAAAACTATTATAGAAAAAGCTGTAGAAAAATGTAAAAAAGATGGCATCCCTCTTTATGGACCCTATCCTTCAGATAGTTTATTTTATTGGGCTTATAAAGGAAAATTTGATTTAATTATTGCTCTTTACCATGATCAAGGCTTAATTCCTTTTAAACTCATTCATTTTGAAGATGGAGTAAATGTTACCTTAGGACTCCCAATTATTAGGACCTCTCCCTGTCATGGCACAGCTTATGATATTGCTGGTAAAGGAATAGCAAATCCTAAAAGCTTTATTTCAGCGATAAATCTATCTCTAAAACTTCTTTCTAATTAA
- the dnaK gene encoding molecular chaperone DnaK, with protein sequence MAGKTPIVGIDLGTTNSCVAILEGGEPKVIPNREGTRTTPSVVAFQENGEILVGLPAKRQAIINAENTIYGIKRLMGRKFNDPVVQEWRKRVPYKIVEAPNGDAHVEIRGKRYSPPEISAMILRKIKQDLEEYLGQEVKDVVITVPAYFDDTQRQATKDAGRIAGLNVIRIINEPTAACLAYGLEKKKEGLVAVFDLGGGTFDISILEIGEGVFEVKATSGDTFLGGEDFDMRIVDYIAEEFKKEHGIDLRKDKMALQRLKEAAEKAKIELSSTLETEINLPFITADASGPKHLIMKLTRAKLESLVEDLIDKLEEPCRIAMQDAGVTPKDISEVILIGGMTRMPRVQQKVKEIFGKEPVKGVNPDEVVAMGAAIQAGVLKGEVKDVLLLDVTPLSLGIETLGGVFTVIIPRGTTIPTRRSQIFTTATDNQTAVTIHVLQGERPMAKDNKSIARFDLVGIPPAPRGVPQIEVTFDIDADGILHVTAKDLGTGKEQSIVVRPSSGLTEEEIQRIIKEAEQFAEEDRRKKELAEARNQADSLIYSVEKTLRELGDKVPESLRKEVEEKITELKKVMEGEDINAIRKASDELTQASYRLAEMLYREKAHKATGTAEETGGSSKGKGKDDVIDADFEEMK encoded by the coding sequence ATGGCAGGAAAAACACCAATTGTTGGGATTGATTTAGGAACTACCAATTCTTGTGTAGCTATTCTTGAGGGAGGAGAACCTAAAGTAATCCCTAATCGCGAAGGGACAAGAACTACACCTTCTGTGGTAGCATTTCAAGAAAATGGAGAAATCTTAGTAGGACTTCCAGCTAAGAGACAAGCTATAATAAATGCTGAAAATACTATTTATGGCATTAAAAGACTCATGGGAAGAAAATTTAATGATCCTGTAGTGCAAGAATGGAGAAAAAGAGTTCCTTATAAAATTGTAGAAGCACCTAATGGAGATGCTCATGTAGAAATAAGAGGAAAAAGGTATAGTCCTCCAGAAATTTCTGCTATGATTTTAAGAAAAATTAAACAGGATTTAGAAGAATATCTTGGACAGGAAGTTAAAGATGTAGTTATTACTGTTCCAGCTTATTTTGATGATACTCAAAGACAAGCTACTAAAGATGCAGGAAGAATTGCAGGGCTTAATGTCATAAGAATAATTAATGAACCTACAGCAGCATGTTTAGCTTATGGTCTTGAAAAGAAAAAAGAGGGATTAGTTGCTGTTTTTGATCTTGGAGGAGGAACTTTTGATATCTCCATTTTAGAAATTGGAGAGGGAGTTTTTGAAGTAAAAGCAACCTCAGGAGATACTTTCTTAGGCGGAGAAGATTTTGATATGAGGATTGTAGACTATATTGCAGAAGAGTTTAAAAAAGAGCATGGTATAGATTTAAGAAAAGATAAAATGGCTTTACAAAGATTAAAAGAAGCTGCAGAAAAAGCTAAAATTGAGCTTTCAAGCACTTTAGAAACAGAAATTAATCTTCCTTTTATTACAGCAGATGCTTCTGGTCCAAAACATTTAATAATGAAGCTTACCAGAGCTAAGCTTGAAAGTTTAGTTGAAGACCTTATTGATAAGCTTGAAGAACCTTGTCGTATAGCCATGCAAGATGCAGGGGTTACTCCTAAGGATATAAGTGAGGTGATTCTTATTGGCGGGATGACACGTATGCCAAGGGTTCAGCAAAAAGTAAAAGAAATTTTTGGAAAAGAACCTGTTAAAGGAGTGAATCCAGATGAAGTAGTGGCTATGGGTGCAGCTATTCAAGCTGGTGTATTAAAAGGAGAGGTGAAAGATGTCCTACTCTTAGATGTCACTCCTCTTTCTCTTGGTATCGAAACTCTTGGAGGAGTATTTACAGTTATAATTCCCAGAGGAACCACTATCCCCACCAGAAGAAGTCAAATTTTTACTACAGCTACAGATAATCAAACTGCAGTTACTATTCATGTATTGCAAGGTGAAAGACCTATGGCAAAAGATAATAAAAGTATTGCTCGTTTTGACCTTGTGGGAATACCTCCTGCACCAAGAGGAGTTCCTCAGATTGAAGTTACCTTTGACATAGATGCTGATGGTATTTTACATGTTACAGCAAAAGATCTTGGAACAGGAAAAGAACAATCGATTGTAGTAAGACCATCCTCTGGTTTGACAGAAGAAGAAATTCAAAGAATAATAAAAGAAGCTGAGCAATTTGCTGAAGAGGATAGAAGAAAGAAAGAACTTGCCGAGGCTCGTAATCAGGCCGATAGTTTAATTTACTCTGTAGAAAAAACTTTAAGAGAACTTGGAGATAAAGTTCCTGAGAGCTTAAGAAAAGAAGTCGAAGAAAAAATAACAGAACTTAAAAAAGTAATGGAAGGAGAGGATATAAATGCTATTCGTAAAGCAAGTGATGAATTAACACAGGCATCTTATAGACTTGCTGAAATGCTTTATAGAGAAAAGGCACATAAAGCTACAGGTACTGCAGAAGAAACTGGAGGTTCTTCAAAAGGAAAAGGTAAAGATGATGTAATTGATGCTGATTTTGAAGAGATGAAATAA
- the argS gene encoding arginine--tRNA ligase encodes MIKRKIKELIEEAIKELFGEIGELVFEIEKPKKEIYGDYATNVALVLKNKLNFSPMEIANKLASKLKEKTPIFSQIDVVNPGFINFWISPQYYIENLKKILELKDEYGKIDLGKGKKVLIEFVSANPTGPLHIGHGRGAAYGDSLARVLNFTGYKVTKEYYINDKGTQMDILGESVYLRAKELSGENIQFPEDYYKGKYIYDIAKEVLNLYPDLIFMEKEKAIKVCKELAIKLILEDIKRDLENFGVFYDNWYSESSLYENSKVDKVLNILKEKGLIYEKEGALWFKATLFGDEKDRVLIRSNGEATYFTGDIAYHYEKFMERNFDIAINIWGADHHGYISRLKAALQAFGIDQERLKILLIQMVNLIESGEKKSMSTREGEFLELKELVKEVGVDATRFIFLSRSADSPLDFDLELAKKQSQENPVYYVQYAHARICSIFEKAKESGINEISWKNVDFKKINEKEEIELLKKFEEFQEVIESASQSLAPYKITYYLLELAKQFHEYYSKYRILTEDLSLTYARLGLCLACKIILKNGLELLGVSAPKKM; translated from the coding sequence GTGATAAAAAGAAAGATTAAAGAACTTATTGAGGAAGCTATCAAAGAACTTTTTGGAGAAATAGGAGAGCTTGTTTTTGAAATAGAAAAACCAAAAAAAGAAATTTATGGAGATTATGCTACTAATGTAGCCTTAGTCTTAAAAAATAAGCTAAATTTTTCTCCTATGGAAATAGCTAACAAATTAGCTTCAAAACTTAAAGAAAAGACACCTATTTTTTCTCAAATAGATGTAGTTAATCCTGGTTTTATAAATTTTTGGATTTCCCCTCAATATTATATAGAAAATTTAAAGAAGATTTTGGAATTAAAAGATGAATATGGAAAAATAGATTTGGGGAAGGGAAAGAAAGTACTTATTGAATTTGTTTCAGCTAATCCTACAGGACCTCTTCATATAGGTCATGGTAGAGGAGCAGCTTATGGTGATTCATTGGCAAGGGTACTCAACTTTACAGGGTATAAAGTAACCAAGGAATACTACATTAATGACAAAGGAACTCAAATGGATATTTTGGGGGAATCGGTTTATTTAAGAGCCAAAGAACTTTCAGGAGAAAATATACAATTTCCTGAAGATTACTATAAAGGAAAGTATATTTATGATATCGCTAAAGAGGTCCTTAATTTATATCCAGATTTGATTTTTATGGAAAAAGAAAAAGCTATCAAAGTTTGTAAAGAGTTGGCTATAAAATTGATTTTAGAAGATATAAAAAGAGACCTTGAAAATTTTGGAGTTTTTTATGATAATTGGTATTCAGAAAGTTCCCTTTATGAAAATAGTAAAGTGGATAAGGTTCTAAATATTTTAAAAGAAAAGGGATTAATTTATGAAAAAGAAGGAGCTTTGTGGTTTAAAGCTACTCTTTTTGGAGACGAAAAAGATAGGGTTCTAATACGTTCTAATGGAGAAGCTACTTATTTTACTGGAGATATAGCTTATCATTATGAAAAATTTATGGAGAGAAATTTTGATATAGCTATAAATATATGGGGTGCTGATCATCATGGTTATATTAGCAGATTAAAAGCAGCTTTACAAGCTTTTGGAATTGATCAGGAGAGATTAAAAATACTCCTTATTCAAATGGTTAATTTAATTGAAAGCGGAGAGAAAAAGAGCATGTCTACTCGTGAAGGAGAATTTTTAGAATTAAAAGAATTGGTAAAAGAAGTTGGTGTTGATGCAACAAGATTTATTTTCCTTTCCAGATCAGCTGACTCCCCTTTAGATTTTGATCTTGAACTTGCAAAAAAACAATCTCAAGAAAATCCAGTTTATTATGTACAGTATGCTCATGCCCGTATTTGTAGTATCTTTGAAAAAGCAAAAGAAAGTGGTATAAATGAAATATCTTGGAAAAATGTAGATTTTAAAAAAATTAATGAAAAAGAAGAAATTGAATTGTTAAAAAAATTTGAAGAATTTCAAGAAGTGATAGAATCTGCTTCTCAATCTTTAGCACCTTATAAAATTACCTACTATCTTCTTGAACTTGCTAAACAGTTTCATGAATACTATTCTAAATATAGAATTTTAACAGAAGATTTGTCTCTTACTTATGCACGTCTTGGTTTATGTTTAGCTTGCAAAATAATTTTAAAAAATGGATTAGAGCTTTTAGGAGTATCAGCTCCTAAAAAAATGTAA